A window from Ramlibacter pinisoli encodes these proteins:
- a CDS encoding Bug family tripartite tricarboxylate transporter substrate binding protein — translation MKRRHLLLSGMAAAAALPTFAQQRPIRLIVPYAAGGPIDVTARVLAERVKDSLGTVIIENRPGGGGNIGADAVAKAAPDGLTIGISAVATHAINPWLFSRMPYDAVKDFAAITQMVRVPNVLVVNAETAARLKINTLADLIAYAKANPAKLNYGSGGNGSAGHLAGEMFKRDAGIFAVHIPYNGGNPAQLALLSGQVDFNFDNLATAAPNIRAGKLKALAVTTLHASPSLPGVPPVADTLKGFAIDTWWGLVAPAATPRETIARLNQAFVAALRTDESKTRFAGLMAEPVATTPEEFQAFMRSELAKYEKVVKASGAKVD, via the coding sequence CTGATCGTCCCCTACGCCGCCGGCGGCCCCATCGACGTCACGGCCCGCGTGCTGGCCGAGCGGGTCAAGGACTCGCTGGGCACGGTGATCATCGAGAACCGGCCGGGTGGCGGCGGCAACATCGGTGCCGATGCGGTGGCCAAGGCCGCGCCGGACGGGCTGACGATCGGCATTTCGGCGGTCGCGACGCACGCCATCAATCCCTGGCTGTTCAGCAGGATGCCCTACGACGCGGTGAAGGACTTCGCCGCGATCACGCAGATGGTCCGCGTGCCCAACGTGCTGGTGGTCAACGCCGAGACCGCCGCGCGGCTGAAGATCAACACCCTCGCAGACCTCATCGCCTACGCCAAGGCCAACCCCGCCAAGCTGAACTACGGCAGCGGCGGCAACGGCAGCGCCGGCCACCTGGCGGGCGAGATGTTCAAGCGCGACGCCGGCATCTTCGCCGTGCACATCCCCTACAACGGCGGCAACCCGGCGCAGCTGGCCCTGCTGTCGGGCCAGGTCGACTTCAATTTCGACAACCTGGCCACCGCGGCCCCGAACATCCGCGCCGGCAAGCTGAAGGCGCTGGCCGTCACCACGCTGCATGCCTCGCCCAGCCTGCCGGGCGTGCCGCCGGTCGCCGACACGCTCAAGGGCTTCGCCATCGACACCTGGTGGGGCCTGGTCGCGCCGGCGGCGACGCCCAGGGAGACCATCGCGCGCCTGAACCAGGCCTTCGTGGCGGCCCTGCGCACCGACGAGTCGAAGACGCGATTCGCCGGCCTCATGGCCGAGCCGGTGGCCACCACCCCCGAGGAATTCCAGGCTTTCATGCGCTCGGAACTGGCCAAGTACGAGAAGGTGGTCAAGGCTTCCGGCGCCAAGGTCGATTGA
- a CDS encoding ABC transporter ATP-binding protein translates to MADVLLKVSGLKVAYGGIQAVKGVDFEVHAGELVTLIGSNGAGKTTTMKAITGLLPMNDGDIQYLGRSIRGRGAWDLVKEGLAMVPEGRGVFTRMTITENLQMGAHIRNDRAEVASDLDKVFTIFPRLKERRDQLAGTMSGGEQQMLAMGRALMSRPRVLLLDEPSMGLSPIMVDKIFEVVREVYAQGVTVLLVEQNASRALQIADRGYVMESGLITMAGEARQMLSDPKVRAAYLGE, encoded by the coding sequence ATGGCGGACGTCCTGCTGAAGGTCAGTGGCCTGAAGGTCGCGTACGGCGGCATCCAGGCGGTCAAGGGGGTGGATTTCGAGGTCCACGCGGGCGAGCTGGTCACGCTGATCGGCTCCAACGGCGCCGGCAAGACCACCACCATGAAGGCCATCACCGGCCTGCTGCCGATGAACGACGGCGACATCCAGTACCTCGGTCGCAGCATCCGCGGCCGCGGCGCCTGGGACCTGGTGAAGGAAGGCCTGGCCATGGTGCCCGAGGGCCGCGGCGTGTTCACGCGCATGACCATCACCGAGAACCTGCAGATGGGCGCGCACATCCGCAACGACCGCGCCGAGGTGGCGAGCGACCTCGACAAGGTGTTCACCATCTTCCCGCGCCTGAAGGAAAGGCGCGACCAGCTGGCCGGCACCATGTCCGGCGGCGAGCAGCAGATGCTGGCGATGGGCCGTGCGCTCATGAGCCGCCCGCGCGTGCTGCTGCTCGACGAACCGTCGATGGGCCTGTCGCCCATCATGGTCGACAAGATCTTCGAGGTGGTGCGCGAGGTGTACGCGCAAGGCGTCACCGTGCTGCTGGTGGAGCAGAACGCCAGCCGCGCGCTGCAGATCGCCGACCGCGGCTACGTCATGGAGTCGGGCCTCATCACCATGGCCGGCGAGGCCCGGCAGATGCTCAGCGACCCCAAGGTGCGGGCCGCCTACCTGGGCGAGTGA
- a CDS encoding ABC transporter ATP-binding protein, with protein MADTVLRVANISKRFGGLQALSDVGLTIERGQVYGLIGPNGAGKTTFFNVITGLYTPDSGTFELAGKPYKPTAVHEVAKAGIARTFQNIRLFADMTALENVMVGRHIRTGSGLVGAMLRTRKFVAEEAAIAKRAQELLDYVGIGKYTDYKARTLSYGDQRRLEIARALATDPQLIALDEPAAGMNATEKVQLRELIDRIRKDDRTILLIEHDVKLVMGLCDRVTVLDYGKQIAEGTPADVQKNEKVIEAYLGTGGH; from the coding sequence ATGGCGGACACCGTCCTTCGCGTCGCGAACATCTCCAAGCGCTTCGGCGGGCTGCAGGCCCTGTCGGACGTGGGCCTGACCATCGAGCGCGGCCAGGTCTACGGCCTCATCGGCCCCAACGGCGCCGGCAAGACCACCTTCTTCAACGTCATCACCGGCCTGTACACGCCCGACAGCGGCACCTTCGAGCTGGCCGGCAAGCCGTACAAGCCGACCGCGGTGCACGAGGTGGCCAAGGCCGGCATCGCCCGCACGTTCCAGAACATCCGCCTGTTCGCCGACATGACGGCGCTCGAGAACGTCATGGTCGGGCGCCACATCCGTACCGGCTCCGGCCTGGTCGGCGCCATGCTGCGCACCCGCAAGTTCGTCGCCGAGGAGGCCGCCATCGCCAAGCGGGCGCAGGAACTGCTCGACTACGTGGGCATCGGCAAGTACACCGACTACAAGGCCCGCACGCTCTCCTACGGCGACCAGCGCCGGCTGGAGATCGCGCGCGCCCTGGCCACCGACCCGCAGCTCATCGCGCTGGACGAGCCGGCGGCCGGCATGAACGCCACCGAAAAGGTGCAGCTGCGCGAGCTCATCGACCGCATCCGCAAGGACGACCGCACCATCCTGCTGATCGAGCACGACGTGAAGCTGGTCATGGGCCTGTGCGACCGGGTCACCGTGCTCGACTACGGCAAGCAGATCGCCGAGGGCACGCCGGCCGACGTGCAGAAGAACGAGAAGGTGATCGAGGCCTACCTCGGCACCGGGGGGCATTGA
- a CDS encoding branched-chain amino acid ABC transporter permease, with the protein MKTTRTGWIAFGAALVLLPLLLQYMGNFWVRIADVALLYVLLALGLNIVVGFAGLLDLGFVAFFAIGAYMYGLMASPHLSETFAWFARLFPTGLHTSIWLVVPLGAFIAGVLGILLGAPTLKLRGDYLAIVTLGFGEIIRVFLNNLDHPVNITNGPKGLNQIDSIRILGLNLGRPLEIGDYTLSAVTLYYYFFLILVVLSVVICHRLELSRIGRAWMAIREDEIAAKAMGINTRNMKLMAFGMGATFGGVSGAMFAAFQGFVSPESFSLMESVMIVAMVVLGGIGHLPGVILGAVLLSAMPEVLRWVSGVFDLQRLTDGRLDASILRQLLIALAMIIVMLLRPRGLWPTPEHGKSLPTPAGK; encoded by the coding sequence ATGAAGACCACCCGCACCGGCTGGATCGCTTTCGGCGCCGCGCTCGTCCTGCTGCCACTGCTGCTGCAGTACATGGGCAACTTCTGGGTGCGCATCGCCGACGTGGCGCTGCTGTACGTGCTGCTCGCGCTGGGCCTGAACATCGTGGTGGGCTTTGCCGGCCTGCTCGACCTGGGCTTCGTGGCCTTCTTCGCCATCGGCGCCTACATGTACGGCCTGATGGCGTCGCCCCACCTGTCCGAGACCTTCGCCTGGTTCGCGCGCCTGTTTCCCACCGGGTTGCACACGTCGATCTGGCTGGTGGTGCCACTGGGCGCCTTCATCGCGGGCGTGCTGGGCATCCTGCTGGGCGCGCCGACCCTGAAGCTGCGCGGCGACTACCTGGCCATCGTCACGCTCGGCTTCGGCGAGATCATCCGGGTGTTCCTGAACAACCTGGACCACCCGGTGAACATCACCAACGGTCCCAAGGGCCTGAACCAGATCGACTCGATCCGCATCCTGGGCCTGAACCTGGGCCGCCCGCTGGAGATCGGCGACTACACGCTGTCGGCGGTGACGCTCTACTACTACTTCTTCCTCATCCTGGTGGTGCTGTCGGTGGTCATCTGCCACCGGCTCGAGCTCTCGCGCATCGGCCGCGCCTGGATGGCCATCCGCGAGGACGAGATCGCCGCCAAGGCCATGGGCATCAACACCCGCAACATGAAGCTGATGGCGTTCGGCATGGGCGCCACCTTCGGCGGCGTGTCGGGCGCGATGTTCGCGGCCTTCCAGGGTTTCGTCTCGCCCGAGTCGTTCAGCCTGATGGAGTCGGTGATGATCGTCGCCATGGTGGTGCTGGGCGGCATCGGCCACCTGCCGGGGGTGATCCTCGGCGCGGTGCTGCTGTCGGCCATGCCCGAGGTGCTGCGCTGGGTGTCGGGCGTGTTCGACCTGCAGCGGCTCACCGACGGCCGCCTCGATGCGTCCATCCTGCGCCAGCTGCTCATCGCGCTGGCCATGATCATCGTCATGCTGCTGCGCCCGCGCGGGCTGTGGCCCACCCCCGAGCACGGCAAGTCGCTGCCGACGCCGGCGGGCAAGTGA
- a CDS encoding branched-chain amino acid ABC transporter permease, which yields MEILLQQIINGLVLGSMYALVALGYTMVYGIINLINFAHGEVLMVGALTSWAIIVQMQEAMPGVPGWIILLVAMIISCVVAAALNFVIEKVAYRPLRNSPKLAPLITAIGMSILLQTLAMIIFKPNYKPYPTLLPAAPIQFGGAVITPTQIMILGLTAVSLAVLMYLVNYTKLGRAMRATAENPRVAALMGVRPDMVISATFIIGAVLATIAGIMYASNYGTVQHTMGFLPGLKAFTAAVFGGIGNLAGAVVGGILLGLIESIGSGYIGVLTGGVLGSHYSDIFAFIVLIIMLTLRPSGLLGERVADRA from the coding sequence ATGGAAATCCTGCTGCAGCAGATCATCAACGGTCTGGTCCTGGGCAGCATGTATGCCCTGGTGGCCCTTGGCTACACCATGGTGTACGGCATCATCAACCTGATCAACTTCGCGCACGGCGAGGTGCTGATGGTGGGGGCGCTCACGAGCTGGGCCATCATCGTGCAGATGCAGGAAGCCATGCCCGGCGTGCCCGGCTGGATCATCCTGCTGGTCGCGATGATCATCTCCTGCGTGGTCGCGGCGGCGCTGAACTTCGTGATCGAGAAGGTCGCCTACCGGCCGCTGCGCAACAGCCCGAAGCTGGCGCCCCTGATCACCGCCATCGGCATGTCGATCCTGCTGCAGACGCTGGCGATGATCATCTTCAAGCCGAACTACAAGCCCTATCCCACGCTGCTGCCGGCGGCCCCCATCCAGTTCGGCGGCGCCGTCATCACGCCCACGCAGATCATGATCCTGGGCCTGACCGCGGTCTCGCTGGCGGTGCTGATGTACCTGGTGAACTACACCAAGCTGGGACGCGCCATGCGCGCCACGGCCGAGAACCCGCGGGTCGCGGCGCTGATGGGGGTGCGGCCCGACATGGTGATCTCGGCCACCTTCATCATCGGCGCCGTGCTGGCCACCATCGCCGGCATCATGTACGCGTCCAACTACGGCACGGTGCAGCACACCATGGGCTTCCTGCCCGGGCTCAAGGCCTTCACGGCGGCGGTGTTCGGCGGCATCGGCAACCTGGCCGGCGCGGTGGTCGGCGGCATCCTGCTGGGCCTCATCGAGTCCATCGGCTCGGGCTACATCGGCGTGCTCACCGGCGGCGTGCTGGGCAGCCACTACAGCGACATCTTCGCCTTCATCGTCCTGATCATCATGCTCACGCTGCGGCCCTCGGGCCTGCTCGGCGAGCGGGTGGCGGACCGGGCCTGA
- a CDS encoding copper-transporting P-type ATPase, whose translation MHPEVRQAGPGKCPKCGMFLEPVGAPSTHAHGHGHSQAQKHHDHHHHHAAPAKGSGAAPAAVTGGKDVEYTCPMHPEIRQMGPGNCPICGMALEPVIATGETGESPELRDMTRRFWIGLVLTLPVLFLEMGGHLFDIGHLVRPQTSNWIQMLFGTPVVLWAGWPFFVRGWQSLLNRSLNMFTLIALGTGAAWLYSMVGTLAPGLFPPELRGHEGAVAIYFEAAAVITVLVLLGQVLELRAREKTSGAIKALLDLAPKTAVRVGSDGSDETVQIDTIQVGEHLRVRPGEKVPVDGELIEGKGTVDESMVTGEPMPVAKAPGSKVTAGTINQTGGFVMKAEKVGADTLLSQIVHMVAAAQRSRAPIQRMADQVAAWFVPVVIVVALVTFGAWLLWGPSPAFSYALITSVAVLIIACPCALGLATPMSIMVGVGRGAQHGVLIRDAEALERMEKVDTLVVDKTGTLTEGRPKVVHIEAAAGFQSDDLLQKLASVERASEHPLAMAVVAAAQERRLQLSEVTDFDSPVGKGVVGRVGGMDVVSGAGKFLGERGVDVASLQAAAEKQRARSATVIFVALAGRLAGFVAIADPIKETTPAALKALREAGVRIVMLTGDGKTTAEAVGKELGIDEVVAEVFPEDKANIVQRLRGEGRVVAMAGDGVNDAPALAAAEVGIAMGTGTDVAMESSGVTLLKGDLMGIVRARKLSQATMRNIRQNLFLSFAYNVAGIPLAAGVLYPLFGLLLSPVVAAAAMALSSVSVIANALRLRTVSVD comes from the coding sequence ATGCACCCGGAGGTGCGCCAGGCAGGGCCTGGAAAGTGTCCTAAGTGCGGCATGTTCCTGGAGCCGGTCGGCGCTCCGTCGACCCATGCGCACGGCCACGGCCACAGCCAGGCCCAAAAGCACCACGACCACCATCATCACCACGCTGCGCCGGCGAAGGGGTCCGGCGCTGCACCAGCGGCGGTGACGGGCGGGAAGGACGTCGAGTACACGTGTCCGATGCACCCGGAAATCCGTCAGATGGGCCCAGGCAACTGTCCCATTTGCGGAATGGCCCTCGAGCCGGTGATTGCCACTGGCGAGACCGGTGAGAGCCCGGAGCTGCGGGATATGACCCGCAGGTTCTGGATTGGCCTGGTGCTGACCTTGCCGGTGTTGTTCTTGGAGATGGGCGGGCACCTGTTCGACATCGGCCATCTGGTGCGACCACAGACCTCGAACTGGATACAAATGCTGTTCGGAACGCCGGTGGTGCTTTGGGCCGGCTGGCCCTTCTTTGTTCGGGGCTGGCAGTCATTGTTGAACCGCAGCCTGAACATGTTCACCCTGATCGCGCTCGGCACAGGCGCGGCCTGGCTGTACAGCATGGTCGGCACGCTCGCTCCGGGCCTATTCCCGCCGGAGCTGCGCGGACATGAGGGAGCGGTGGCCATCTACTTCGAGGCGGCGGCCGTCATCACGGTGCTGGTGCTCCTTGGCCAGGTCCTCGAGCTGCGCGCTCGCGAGAAGACCTCAGGCGCCATCAAGGCCCTCCTCGACTTGGCACCTAAGACAGCCGTTCGCGTGGGCTCCGACGGCTCCGACGAGACGGTGCAGATTGACACCATCCAGGTTGGCGAACACCTGCGGGTGCGACCAGGCGAGAAGGTGCCCGTGGATGGAGAGCTCATCGAGGGCAAGGGAACGGTCGACGAGTCCATGGTGACGGGGGAGCCAATGCCGGTGGCCAAGGCGCCAGGGTCGAAGGTCACGGCCGGCACCATCAACCAGACCGGGGGCTTCGTGATGAAGGCGGAAAAGGTCGGGGCCGACACCCTCCTATCGCAGATCGTCCACATGGTGGCGGCCGCTCAGCGCAGCCGCGCTCCCATCCAGCGAATGGCCGACCAGGTTGCCGCGTGGTTCGTGCCGGTCGTCATCGTGGTCGCCCTCGTCACATTCGGAGCTTGGCTGCTCTGGGGCCCCAGCCCGGCGTTTTCGTATGCACTCATCACCTCCGTGGCTGTCCTCATCATCGCCTGCCCCTGCGCGCTGGGCCTCGCCACGCCCATGTCCATCATGGTCGGAGTTGGGCGCGGCGCCCAGCACGGCGTCCTAATTCGGGATGCCGAGGCGCTCGAGCGCATGGAGAAGGTGGATACCTTGGTGGTCGATAAGACGGGCACATTGACAGAGGGCCGGCCAAAAGTGGTTCACATTGAGGCGGCAGCGGGCTTTCAGTCCGACGACCTGCTCCAGAAGCTCGCCAGCGTCGAGCGCGCGAGCGAACACCCCCTGGCGATGGCGGTTGTGGCGGCGGCACAAGAACGCAGGCTGCAGCTCTCGGAGGTCACCGACTTCGACTCGCCTGTGGGCAAAGGAGTAGTCGGCAGGGTCGGCGGTATGGACGTCGTCAGTGGTGCGGGCAAGTTCCTCGGCGAGCGCGGTGTCGACGTTGCGTCGCTGCAGGCCGCGGCGGAAAAGCAGCGTGCACGTTCTGCGACCGTCATCTTCGTAGCCCTGGCCGGCAGGCTCGCAGGCTTCGTCGCCATCGCAGACCCCATCAAGGAGACCACGCCTGCTGCTCTGAAGGCTCTGCGGGAAGCCGGCGTGCGAATCGTGATGCTCACCGGTGACGGCAAGACGACCGCCGAAGCTGTCGGCAAGGAGCTGGGCATCGACGAAGTGGTCGCAGAGGTCTTCCCGGAAGACAAGGCGAACATCGTGCAGCGCCTGCGCGGTGAAGGCCGCGTAGTCGCCATGGCCGGCGACGGCGTGAACGATGCCCCGGCGCTGGCTGCGGCCGAAGTGGGCATCGCGATGGGGACTGGGACGGACGTGGCGATGGAGAGCTCCGGCGTGACGCTCCTGAAGGGCGACCTGATGGGCATCGTCCGCGCCCGCAAGCTGTCGCAGGCGACGATGCGGAACATCCGGCAAAACCTCTTCCTCAGCTTCGCCTACAACGTAGCGGGCATTCCGCTCGCCGCGGGCGTGCTGTACCCTCTCTTCGGGCTGCTGCTCTCGCCCGTGGTGGCTGCAGCTGCGATGGCGCTTTCGTCGGTAAGCGTCATCGCAAACGCGCTTCGCCTGCGGACGGTGAGCGTCGACTGA
- a CDS encoding DUF2933 domain-containing protein has translation MDQQHARPSFWKTPFGIVATLVAVAASIYLYLVHKDHVLALLPYAFLAACPVMHMFMHRGHGHGGHSHGGSRKGDGPRRS, from the coding sequence ATGGACCAGCAGCACGCCCGCCCTTCATTCTGGAAGACGCCTTTCGGCATCGTCGCGACCTTGGTCGCGGTTGCCGCGAGCATCTACCTGTACCTGGTGCACAAGGACCATGTCCTGGCGCTGCTGCCCTACGCCTTCCTGGCCGCTTGCCCAGTGATGCACATGTTCATGCACCGGGGGCACGGCCATGGGGGCCACTCACACGGCGGCAGCCGGAAAGGCGATGGCCCGCGGCGCAGCTAA
- a CDS encoding heavy-metal-associated domain-containing protein, with translation MVTFQVNDMICGHCASAISRAVVAVDKNARMDIRIQQKLVRVTGTASAAELAKAIQAAGYTPQEVQDDSVKAAALRGSGGCGCGCGTPNATAVDARQQATTAAGSCCS, from the coding sequence ATGGTCACCTTCCAAGTCAATGACATGATCTGCGGACACTGCGCGAGCGCTATCTCTCGCGCGGTCGTGGCAGTCGACAAGAACGCCCGCATGGACATCCGCATTCAACAGAAGCTTGTGCGGGTAACCGGCACCGCGTCGGCCGCCGAACTCGCCAAGGCCATCCAGGCCGCCGGCTACACACCCCAGGAGGTCCAGGATGACTCAGTCAAGGCTGCTGCGCTACGGGGATCGGGCGGGTGTGGCTGCGGCTGCGGCACCCCAAACGCCACCGCGGTTGACGCTCGTCAACAAGCCACTACCGCCGCCGGCTCATGCTGCAGTTGA
- a CDS encoding DUF5676 family membrane protein, producing the protein MTTLTAPLQSAGSAAGSLRTGVALAITVAVFYTLCTLAWMAAPGAFLGFMNNLFHGFDFSLLLKPAPFSWGGFIEALLVMSVWAFLAGTFFAWVHRRMAR; encoded by the coding sequence ATGACTACGCTCACCGCCCCCTTGCAGAGCGCCGGCTCTGCTGCAGGCTCGCTTCGTACCGGCGTCGCGCTTGCCATCACAGTGGCCGTTTTCTACACGTTGTGCACCTTGGCCTGGATGGCAGCCCCCGGCGCGTTCCTAGGCTTCATGAACAACCTGTTTCACGGCTTCGACTTCAGCCTGCTGCTGAAGCCGGCACCGTTCTCCTGGGGAGGGTTCATCGAGGCCCTGCTGGTGATGTCCGTATGGGCGTTTCTGGCCGGCACCTTCTTCGCTTGGGTGCATCGCCGCATGGCACGGTGA
- a CDS encoding TolC family protein, whose amino-acid sequence MIRLTVTAAAAVFLAGCASFSTDGGFDRVSELTKERTGQAPAYQRSAEDTENARARVDELLKQPLTAESAVEVAFLNNRGLQANLHSLGIAESELVRAGRLANPLFSFGRLREGGGVVEIERSVMFNVLGMLTMPVARQVEQRRFEETQFQAAGDAVGVAVEARRAFYSAVAAQDLVKFLQQVKEAADVSNELAKRMVQAGNFNKLAQMREQAFYADATSELARAQHQAVAERERLARALGLWGQQLNVMLPERLPDLPKTLVEPKNAEQTAMEKRLDVLAARRSAESTARSLGLTKTTRFINVLEIGYQNKSVSGEPRANGYEVELELPLFDFGSTRLARAEATYMQAVHRTAEVAVNARSQVRESYSAYRTAYDLAKHYRDEVIPLRKRISEENLLRYNGMLIGVFELLADSREQVRSVSSYVQALRDFWIADTTLNTALTGRSPGAAAASGPSPGAAAPAAAAH is encoded by the coding sequence ATGATTCGTCTGACCGTAACTGCCGCCGCGGCGGTGTTCCTGGCGGGCTGTGCCTCGTTCTCCACGGACGGCGGCTTCGACCGCGTCTCCGAGCTCACCAAAGAGCGCACGGGTCAAGCGCCGGCGTACCAGCGCAGCGCTGAAGACACTGAGAACGCTCGGGCGCGAGTGGACGAGCTGCTCAAGCAGCCGCTCACGGCCGAATCCGCCGTTGAAGTGGCATTCCTGAACAACCGGGGCCTGCAGGCGAACCTCCATTCCCTCGGCATCGCCGAGTCCGAGCTGGTGCGCGCTGGCCGGCTCGCGAACCCGCTCTTCAGTTTCGGCCGCCTGCGCGAGGGTGGTGGAGTAGTCGAAATCGAACGATCTGTGATGTTCAACGTGCTGGGCATGCTCACCATGCCCGTGGCGCGGCAGGTGGAGCAGCGCAGGTTCGAGGAGACGCAGTTCCAGGCCGCCGGCGACGCCGTCGGTGTTGCCGTGGAAGCGCGTCGGGCCTTCTACAGCGCAGTGGCAGCCCAGGATCTTGTGAAGTTCCTGCAGCAGGTCAAAGAGGCCGCTGACGTGTCCAACGAGCTGGCCAAACGCATGGTTCAGGCGGGCAACTTCAACAAGCTTGCCCAGATGCGGGAGCAGGCGTTCTACGCGGACGCCACCTCCGAGCTAGCCCGTGCGCAGCATCAGGCAGTCGCTGAACGCGAACGGCTGGCGCGGGCGCTGGGCCTGTGGGGGCAACAGCTCAATGTCATGCTGCCGGAGCGTTTGCCTGATCTGCCGAAGACATTGGTTGAGCCAAAGAACGCTGAGCAGACCGCGATGGAGAAGCGCCTTGACGTTCTGGCCGCACGCCGCAGCGCCGAATCGACGGCGCGCTCCCTCGGCCTGACGAAGACGACGCGCTTCATCAACGTGCTGGAGATCGGGTACCAGAACAAGAGCGTTTCCGGGGAACCCCGCGCCAACGGCTATGAGGTGGAGCTGGAGCTGCCGCTGTTTGACTTCGGCTCGACTCGGCTCGCACGGGCGGAGGCAACTTACATGCAGGCGGTGCACCGCACGGCCGAAGTGGCTGTGAACGCGCGCTCGCAGGTCCGGGAGTCGTACTCCGCCTATCGGACGGCATATGACTTGGCCAAGCACTACCGAGATGAGGTCATCCCGCTCAGGAAGCGAATCTCGGAAGAGAATCTTCTTCGCTACAACGGCATGCTCATTGGTGTCTTCGAACTTCTCGCCGACTCGCGCGAGCAAGTCCGGAGCGTGAGCTCCTATGTCCAAGCTCTGCGGGACTTCTGGATTGCCGACACCACCCTGAACACCGCGCTGACTGGCCGCTCGCCGGGAGCTGCGGCCGCTAGTGGCCCGTCGCCCGGCGCGGCCGCGCCCGCTGCTGCCGCGCACTGA
- a CDS encoding multicopper oxidase family protein — MSNRRNFFKTAGAVALGATAVSRVGAASLPEAVIQTSPTMQPPLIPNTGRPYNPVATLNGWSLPWRMNNGVKEFHLVAEPVVREFAPGMKANLWGYNGSSPGPTIEAVEGDRVRIFLTNKLPEHTTVHWHGIQLPSGMDGVGGMTQPHIPPGKTFVYEYTLLRSGTHMYHPHADEMVQMAMGMMGMFIIHPKDQRQMRVDRDFVFLLAAYDIEPGSATPRTAEMTDFNLWTFNSRTFPGIDPIVARAGDRVRVRVGNLTMTNHPIHMHGPHFTVTGTDGGWIPPAARWPEVTTDVAVGQMRAFEFDAVAGDWAIHCHKSHHTMGPMGHAVENMIGVDHRGVAERITKLVPDYMAMGDKGMADMGAMEMPIPDNTLPMMTGQGPFGPMEMGGMFTAVKVRDDLKRGDYKDPGWYKHPQGTVAYEYAGELTQPSRAPGATATPSRDTMTMNVRKPTAHTGH, encoded by the coding sequence ATGTCCAATCGACGTAATTTCTTCAAGACGGCGGGCGCTGTTGCCTTGGGCGCGACTGCAGTGAGCCGAGTCGGCGCCGCCTCGTTGCCGGAAGCGGTCATCCAGACCTCTCCGACGATGCAGCCGCCGCTGATTCCGAACACCGGCCGCCCGTACAACCCTGTAGCGACGCTGAACGGGTGGTCGCTACCTTGGCGCATGAACAACGGCGTCAAGGAGTTCCACCTGGTCGCCGAGCCAGTCGTCCGAGAGTTCGCGCCTGGGATGAAGGCGAATCTGTGGGGCTACAACGGCTCCAGCCCTGGGCCGACCATCGAGGCGGTGGAGGGCGACCGGGTGCGCATCTTCTTGACGAACAAGTTGCCGGAGCACACCACTGTGCACTGGCACGGAATTCAGCTGCCCTCAGGAATGGACGGTGTAGGCGGCATGACCCAGCCGCACATTCCGCCAGGCAAGACCTTCGTCTATGAGTACACCTTGCTGCGGTCTGGTACCCACATGTACCACCCCCACGCCGACGAGATGGTTCAGATGGCAATGGGAATGATGGGCATGTTCATCATCCACCCGAAGGACCAGCGCCAGATGCGGGTGGACAGGGACTTCGTGTTCCTGCTCGCGGCCTACGACATTGAGCCCGGAAGTGCCACCCCGCGCACGGCGGAGATGACGGACTTCAACCTGTGGACCTTCAACAGCCGTACGTTCCCCGGCATCGATCCCATCGTTGCCCGAGCTGGTGACCGGGTCCGTGTTCGCGTGGGCAACCTGACCATGACGAACCATCCCATTCACATGCATGGGCCGCACTTCACCGTGACCGGCACGGATGGAGGTTGGATTCCGCCGGCCGCTCGCTGGCCGGAAGTCACGACCGATGTGGCGGTTGGGCAGATGCGCGCGTTCGAGTTTGACGCTGTCGCCGGGGACTGGGCCATCCACTGCCACAAGTCTCACCACACGATGGGTCCTATGGGCCACGCCGTCGAAAACATGATTGGGGTGGATCACCGCGGAGTGGCCGAACGCATCACGAAGCTCGTTCCGGACTACATGGCGATGGGTGACAAGGGGATGGCAGACATGGGCGCCATGGAGATGCCAATTCCCGACAACACGCTGCCAATGATGACCGGTCAGGGCCCCTTCGGACCCATGGAGATGGGCGGCATGTTCACGGCCGTGAAGGTGCGGGACGACCTGAAGCGTGGCGACTACAAAGACCCTGGTTGGTACAAGCACCCGCAGGGCACCGTGGCCTATGAGTACGCCGGCGAGCTGACGCAGCCTTCCCGTGCGCCCGGCGCGACTGCCACACCGTCGCGCGACACCATGACGATGAATGTCCGCAAGCCTACCGCCCACACTGGGCATTGA